TGGTGTGAACGTCACTCCGAAAGATAAAATCGAAATTCGCGGTGAAGTTGATAAAGACTGGAACTCTAAAGAGATCGACGTCAAGCAACTGCAAATCATCAAATAATTGATTTCGACCAAAGGCCAGCAGATTAACCATTGCTGGCCTTTTGCTATTTAAGCTTGTTCCCTGTCCCCTATTTCCCCTCTCAGTTTATAGTGCTAGATTATGCTTACCTTGCCTCTTCTCGTACTTATTTATGAAACAGCCTCAAGTTAGGAATATCAGCGAAAAATTACTGTCCGATAATTGGTACATTCTCAAAAAATATACCTATGAATTACAACGACACGATGGTTCTTGGCAAAAACAAGAGCGCGAAGTGTATGACCGTGGCGATGGCGCTGTCATTTTGCTATATAACACATCCAAAAATAGCATTATCTTGATCCGTCAATTCCGTATGCCAATGTACGTTTCTGGATATAAACAGTTGCTGATTGAAGCTGCCGCTGGGCTACTTGAAGGCTCTTCCCCTGAAGCCAGAATTATTGCTGAAGCCGAAGAAGAAACTGGCTATAAAATTGATAATATCGAAAAGGTATTTGAAGCCTTTATGAGCCCAGGCTCTGTCACTGAAAAGCTGCATTTTTATATTGCACAATACAGTGATAAAGACCGCCAAAGTGATGGTGGAGGGCTCGCTGATGAAGGTGAAGATATTGAGGTTATGGAATGGTCATTCCCTGATGCACTTGCCGCTATCAAAAATGGTGAAATCATGGATGGCAAAACCATTATGCTTATTCAACATCTCGCCTTAAGCGGAATTCTAAACCAAAAAAATAGTTAATTTTAAAAGGGTAAAAATAGCATTTTTGCCCTTCTACTCTTGAACCATTTTATATAGTCATCATTAAACGATTTCTTTGCTCTTTATTTTTCTATTCTCTTTCTTATTTTCATACTTTATTCTCCTATTTTTTATAAATTACAATTTATTACACTTTCCATTACCGAGCATCTAAACTCGATAATAAAAAGAATAAAATAGAGTTTATTCCATCAAAAAAGAATTATCTTTTATCGCTTTGATTTAAATTAAAAAAACATTAAATAAACCTATCTAAAAACAATCATCGATAAAATTAAAAAGTCTATTTTTTCAATAAAATACTTTAATTTAAAAATATTAACTTTGACCTTGTCATTAAAAAACTTTAGATTTAAAGACATCCTATTTTCTGAAATTCACTATTTTTTCGTTAAGGTAAAAATCGAAACACTGAATATTATCTTAGTTATTAAGCAATATTATTCTTAAGTTAAGGAGCTAAATAAGATGATCCGTTGTATTCGTATGTGGACAGGTGAAGACGGTAACTCTCTGTTTGAAGAAGGCACCATTGAACTGAATGCTGTTGCTCGTGGAGATGACCAAAGCCCTGTCATTGCCGTCAGTGAGCTCACATTTCGCGAAACCGTTTCAGGTGGCTCTTGGGATTGGCATAAAGACCCTGTTCCTCGCTATGTTATCACCCTCACTGGTACCTTAGAATTCGAAACCAAAGATGGCTCCACATTTATTATCAAGCCGGGTGACATTCTGCTTGCTCAAGACAACACAGGAACAGGACATAAATGGCGTTTGATTGGTGATGAACCTTGGAGACGCGCTTATGTGGTGTATCAAGACGGTACAGACTTGTGTTTCACTCCGAATAAAAAATAGAGACTTCCATGACAAAACCCATTGCAGAAAATGTTGATATCGCGCTAGTCGGTGCTGGGATCATGAGCGCCACACTCGGCACTTTTCTTAAAGAACTGGAGCCAAATCTCACTATCGCGGTGTTCGAAAGATTAAATGATTGCGCCCAAGAGAGTTCCCACCCATGGAATAACGCGGGAACAGGTCACGCAGCAAACTGTGAAATGAACTACACCCCGCCAAACCCTGATGGCACGGTAGATATCAGCAAAGCCCTTGAAGTAAATACTGAATTTGACCTGTCTCGTCAGCTATGGTCTTACTTAGTCACCAAAGGCAAAATCAAAAACCCAAGGGACTTTATCCACCCTTGTCCGCACATGAGCTTTGTGTCTGGTGCAGACAACATCAAGTTTTTACAACAACGTTTCCGTCAAATGTCTGCCCATCACTGTTACCACAATATGGAATACAGCGATGACCTAAAACAGATTGATGAGTGGGCACCATTAGTGGTTGAAGGCCGCTCTTCTGACGAAAAAATTGCTGTTACCCGTGTCATCACCGGCGCTGATGTGGATTACGGTGCCTTAACCCACTTATTGATGGCACAACTGAGCGAACAGAACGGGTTTTCTCTTCACTATAAACATGAAGTTATTGATGTGACACAGACCCCTGACGGGCGCTGGAATGTGGAAGTGAAAAACCTTCTGACTCACGAAAAAACCATCACGTCCGCAAAATTTGTGTTTGTGGGAGCCGGTGGTCGTGCGATTGAATTACTGCAAAAATCCGGTATTCCTGAAGGTAAAGGCTACGGCGGATTCCCTGTTAGTGGAATTTGGCTACGTTGTGACGATGAAAAAGTTGCGGCTCGCCACCATGCCAAAGTTTACGGAAAGGCCGATAAAGGCTCACCACCGATGTCTGTACCTCACTTAGATACCCGCATCATCGGCGGAAAACGTTCTTTACTGTTTGGGCCGTATGCAGGTTTCTCGAGTAAGTTTCTAAAACACGGCTCCTATTTGGATCTGTTTGATTCCATCAGACTGAACAATATTGAACCGATGCTTGCCATCGCGAAAGATGATTGGTCATTGGCTGAATATCTCGTGGGACAAGTGCTGCAAACGTCTGCTCATCAATTCTCTATGCTGCAAAAATTCTATCCAGATGCGCAACGTGAAGATTGGAAAGAAGTCGTCGCGGGCCAACGTGTTCAGATCATTAAACCGGATCCGGTGAAAAAAGGCGTATTGGAGTTCGGTACTGAGCTAATTACGAGTGCAGATAAATCGTTCACCGTACTAATGGGCGCATCACCGGGTGCATCGACTGCTGCATTTATCGCGCTCAACGTACTGAAAACCTGCTTTGCAGATCAACTCTCTGCGGATGGTTGGGAAGCTCGCCTGAAGACCATCATTCCAACTTATGGAATTGATTTAAAACAGGATGCAAAAGCATGTTTAGATATTCGTACTGTAACCGCTAAAGTGCTGCAATTAGATAACTAAACATCAAGTCACGTTGTTCAAGTCGGGTAAGTTAATCATTAACTACCCGACTTTTTATTATCTTGCTATTTTCGCCGTCTTAGCGACATTCAAAGCCGGGGTTCAAAAAAGACTCTCTCGGTGAATAATCCAGTGTATTTCCCTGCCAATCCACCACGCTCGCCCCTGCACCTAATGCCACTGCATGCCCTGCGGCTGTATCCCAGATATTGGTAGGTCCAAAACGTGGATATAACTGTGCGCTACCTTCAGCCACTAGACAGAATTTTAGCGATGAACCTATCTCCGCAGTGCGATGCTCTGGAAGCTTCGCGAGATACGCCATTAATTGGGGGTCTTGATGAGAGCGACTGATCACCACCACAGGCGGCGTCCCAGCTTTGACGTGAATACGCTGAACTTGCCCATGCTCTTCTTTCCACGCTTGAGAGCCTTCGGCGTAATACATCAACCCTTTCGCTGGCGCAAAAACCACGCCCATAACTGGAATGCCATTTTCAATTAACGCAATATTTACGGTGAAATCACCATTACGATTAATAAATTCTTTAGTTCCATCCAATGGGTCAATAAGCCAGTAACATTGCCAGTCACGACGTACAGGCCATTCTGGTGGATCTTCTTCTGAAAGTTGAGGGATATCAGGCGCTAAACGTGAAAGCCCCTCCTTGATGATTTGATGAGCTGCAATATCCGCAGCCGTGACAGGGGAATCATCTTGCTTATGTTCAACCTGCAATGGCCCATGCTCATTGTAGATCTTCATGATGGCATCGCCCGCTTCTCGGGCAAGTTTACAGAGTTGTTGGTGCATTTTATTTCCCCTAATGACACTAAGCCTTTAAGAGTAACAAGAGCAGAATATTTACGCTAATAAAAAAGCCTCATTAGCTAGCCATTTTGGTATAGCTAATGAGGCTATTATTCTTTTCTGTTAGCGAGTCAGAAAATTATAAAATTTCCAGTAACTCAACTTCGAAAACGAGGGTGCTGAATGGAGGAATGGAAGCACCTGCACCACGCTCACCGTAAGCTAATTCATGAGGGATGTATAATTCCCATTTAGAACCAACTGGCATTAATGTCAGCGCTTCAATCCAACCTGGGATCACACCGCTCACTGGGAATTCTGCTGGTTGACCGCGCTGTACGGAGCTGTCGAACACAGTACCGTCAATTAAACGACCGGTGTAATGAACGCGAACACGATCAGAACGAGCAGGGATTGCACCTTCACCTTGGTTTACCACAGAGAACTGCAAACCAGACTCAGTAGTCGATACGCCGTCTTTCTTCTGGTTCTCATCTAAGAATTTTTGACCTTCTACAGCCAGTTCTTTTTGACGCTCTTGGCGAACTGCATCTGCACGTTCGTGCATTTCACGCAGTGCTTTATGCAGAGCTTCAACTGGAACTGATGGCATGTTGCCTTCTAAAGAATCAGTCAGACCCGCTAAAATTGCGTCTGGAACTAAACCTTCTAGTCCTGATTCTAATAATTGCTGTCCAATTTGTAGACCAATGCCATAGCTCGCTTGAGCTTCTACTGAATCAAAGTTTTGGTTTGCCATGAAAATACCCATTTCATTTTTTGAGAAAAACCAAGGATAGCAGCCCCTTTCCTATGGGTAAACCTAAACCCGATCACGGAAGAATAAAACTGTCTAAATTATTCAGTGTTCTCCTAAATTAGCCTTCAACTTGTTAATTTACGCGTAAATAGTGCTAGTATGCGTTAAAACGTCTGTGATTAATTATTCCTCAAATATAGGAGGGGTCATGTTGAGACTATCCGCTTTTCATCGCTATGGAATTGCTATTCTTGCGCTGATTGTTATTGCTGCCTTATTTTGGCCTGCTGGTGATAAATCTAATTCCACGCAAAATAATACAAGCAATGTACCAAACCAACCTATCGTGATCCCACCGACTTCGCAGCCTAATCCAATCCCTGATACGGTGTTATCGCAGCCAGAGCAACCGACAACCGATATCCCAGATACATCACCGTCATTGCCAAGTGAGCCTGAAGTTATTCAAGAGCCGCAAACGTCTCAGCCGACACAGCAGCCAAGCACCAACGTGCCATCACAGCCATCCACGCCATCAACCACTCGCCCGTCAGCTAATGAATGGCAGAATTATCGCGTTCAGAAGGGGAAAACATTGGCGCAGCTATTTCGTGATAATAACTTACAGGCAAATGATGCCTTCATCATGGCAAAAGTTGAAGGCTCAGAAAAACCCCTTAGCAACTTGCAACAAGGGCAGAAAATCCGTTTAAAAGCCAATGGGAAAGGTGAAGTTCAACAGCTGGAAATCACAGCAACCAACGGACAAACCTATAGCTTTACGCGCTTAAGCGATGGTAGCTACTACCGAACGCCTTAATTTGTCTTTTAACGTCAGGTGTTTCATACAATAACCCGACTTTTCTTTTATTTTCAGAATAAAAATTCAATAGAGACGTTATTTGATGACGTCTCTCACCATAAACTACGTATAATCACTGTTCTTTATTACACTTAATGGTTAAACAGGGAAAAGAACAGGAAAATCTATGCAGAAAAACAACAATACCTGCAAAAAGAAGCTTATTAAAATTATTGCCGCAATAATTTTACTCTTACTGCTCAGTGTTATTGGCTATATTTCATGGATTAAATACCATGCGGATGGGCTGTGGAATATCATTAGCCAGCAGTGCATTGCTATCAATGATCCCGGCCAACGTAATCCATCTTGCTTGAAAGTGGATTTAGACAATCGCTATGTACTATTTAAAGATAAAAAAGGCCCGGTACATAATTTGGTGCTGCCGACCGATAAAGTCAGTGGTATCGAATCTCCTTTATTACTCGAAGATAATAGCCCCGATTATTTTACGCTTGCTTGGAATGAGCGTGAGAGTGTTAGCCCCGCGGGTCAACCAGCGATTAGCGATGATAAACTCGCCTTAGCGATTAATTCACAATATGGGCGCTCCCAAGATCAACTTCATATCCATATTGCTTGCCTAAAACCACAAGTTATTGAGCTAGTTAACCAACATGCGGATGCGATTAAATCTGAATGGCATGTTTTTCCCGTGCAATTGGAAGGGCATGAATATTGGGCGAAAAAATTAGATAATCAAACCAGTCCTTTCAAACAGTTGAATGAGTATGTTCAAGCACATAATGACAGTATAGGGAACTACGGACTGGCAGTGACAGAGCTTAAAGATGGTTCGATGGTATTATTAGCGAATCGTATGGATGTTTGGCAGTTTAATTTAGGTAGTGCGGGGGAGTTGCTGGATTACCAATGTTCAGTCAATCAGTAAGTTTTGCATACGTTAGAAATAAAAAAACACCGGATTTCCGGTGTTTTTTTATT
The Providencia alcalifaciens DNA segment above includes these coding regions:
- a CDS encoding NUDIX domain-containing protein, encoding MKQPQVRNISEKLLSDNWYILKKYTYELQRHDGSWQKQEREVYDRGDGAVILLYNTSKNSIILIRQFRMPMYVSGYKQLLIEAAAGLLEGSSPEARIIAEAEEETGYKIDNIEKVFEAFMSPGSVTEKLHFYIAQYSDKDRQSDGGGLADEGEDIEVMEWSFPDALAAIKNGEIMDGKTIMLIQHLALSGILNQKNS
- the mqo gene encoding malate dehydrogenase (quinone), producing MTKPIAENVDIALVGAGIMSATLGTFLKELEPNLTIAVFERLNDCAQESSHPWNNAGTGHAANCEMNYTPPNPDGTVDISKALEVNTEFDLSRQLWSYLVTKGKIKNPRDFIHPCPHMSFVSGADNIKFLQQRFRQMSAHHCYHNMEYSDDLKQIDEWAPLVVEGRSSDEKIAVTRVITGADVDYGALTHLLMAQLSEQNGFSLHYKHEVIDVTQTPDGRWNVEVKNLLTHEKTITSAKFVFVGAGGRAIELLQKSGIPEGKGYGGFPVSGIWLRCDDEKVAARHHAKVYGKADKGSPPMSVPHLDTRIIGGKRSLLFGPYAGFSSKFLKHGSYLDLFDSIRLNNIEPMLAIAKDDWSLAEYLVGQVLQTSAHQFSMLQKFYPDAQREDWKEVVAGQRVQIIKPDPVKKGVLEFGTELITSADKSFTVLMGASPGASTAAFIALNVLKTCFADQLSADGWEARLKTIIPTYGIDLKQDAKACLDIRTVTAKVLQLDN
- the cysQ gene encoding 3'(2'),5'-bisphosphate nucleotidase CysQ: MHQQLCKLAREAGDAIMKIYNEHGPLQVEHKQDDSPVTAADIAAHQIIKEGLSRLAPDIPQLSEEDPPEWPVRRDWQCYWLIDPLDGTKEFINRNGDFTVNIALIENGIPVMGVVFAPAKGLMYYAEGSQAWKEEHGQVQRIHVKAGTPPVVVISRSHQDPQLMAYLAKLPEHRTAEIGSSLKFCLVAEGSAQLYPRFGPTNIWDTAAGHAVALGAGASVVDWQGNTLDYSPRESFLNPGFECR
- a CDS encoding peptidylprolyl isomerase, whose translation is MANQNFDSVEAQASYGIGLQIGQQLLESGLEGLVPDAILAGLTDSLEGNMPSVPVEALHKALREMHERADAVRQERQKELAVEGQKFLDENQKKDGVSTTESGLQFSVVNQGEGAIPARSDRVRVHYTGRLIDGTVFDSSVQRGQPAEFPVSGVIPGWIEALTLMPVGSKWELYIPHELAYGERGAGASIPPFSTLVFEVELLEIL
- a CDS encoding LysM-like peptidoglycan-binding domain-containing protein; the encoded protein is MLRLSAFHRYGIAILALIVIAALFWPAGDKSNSTQNNTSNVPNQPIVIPPTSQPNPIPDTVLSQPEQPTTDIPDTSPSLPSEPEVIQEPQTSQPTQQPSTNVPSQPSTPSTTRPSANEWQNYRVQKGKTLAQLFRDNNLQANDAFIMAKVEGSEKPLSNLQQGQKIRLKANGKGEVQQLEITATNGQTYSFTRLSDGSYYRTP
- a CDS encoding CDP-diacylglycerol diphosphatase, with product MQKNNNTCKKKLIKIIAAIILLLLLSVIGYISWIKYHADGLWNIISQQCIAINDPGQRNPSCLKVDLDNRYVLFKDKKGPVHNLVLPTDKVSGIESPLLLEDNSPDYFTLAWNERESVSPAGQPAISDDKLALAINSQYGRSQDQLHIHIACLKPQVIELVNQHADAIKSEWHVFPVQLEGHEYWAKKLDNQTSPFKQLNEYVQAHNDSIGNYGLAVTELKDGSMVLLANRMDVWQFNLGSAGELLDYQCSVNQ